One Coleofasciculus sp. FACHB-T130 genomic window carries:
- the pstC gene encoding phosphate ABC transporter permease subunit PstC, with amino-acid sequence MQNTNFSNQFNGASRRSLEKQASDDIQEKIIEAILFCCALISVLTTFGIVFIIFRVTFDFFQEVSFAQFFLDTKWTPLFAEKHFGIWPLINGTLMTTAIAMLVAIPLGLCSAIYLAEYASPKVARILRPAVELLGGVPTVVYGYFALLFVTPVLRLFLPLEIFNALSAGLMMGIMISPTVGSISLDAIQSVPRSLREGAYAIGVTKLETIIKVVLPAALSGIAASIILGISRAVGETMTVLIAAGQEPRISLNPFQSVETMTAYMAQISGGDSPRGSVNYNTLYAVGAVLFLITLGLNVVSHWISNRFREKYD; translated from the coding sequence ATGCAAAATACAAACTTTAGTAATCAATTTAATGGCGCATCCAGGCGATCGCTTGAAAAGCAAGCGTCTGACGATATCCAGGAAAAAATTATCGAGGCGATCTTATTTTGTTGCGCCTTGATTTCTGTCCTCACTACGTTTGGAATTGTTTTTATCATCTTCCGGGTAACGTTTGATTTTTTCCAAGAGGTTTCGTTTGCTCAGTTCTTTCTCGATACTAAGTGGACACCTTTATTTGCAGAGAAACATTTTGGAATTTGGCCTTTGATCAATGGCACTCTAATGACTACGGCTATTGCCATGCTCGTTGCCATTCCTCTGGGTTTATGTTCAGCTATCTATTTAGCCGAATATGCTTCACCCAAGGTAGCAAGAATTTTACGCCCGGCGGTAGAACTGTTAGGGGGAGTACCTACTGTTGTCTATGGCTACTTTGCACTTTTATTTGTTACACCTGTTCTACGCTTATTCCTTCCCCTAGAAATTTTTAACGCCTTAAGCGCTGGGCTAATGATGGGAATAATGATTAGCCCTACAGTGGGTTCCATCAGCTTAGATGCCATACAATCTGTGCCTCGCTCTTTGCGCGAAGGAGCTTACGCAATCGGCGTAACTAAACTGGAAACTATCATCAAAGTTGTCCTTCCTGCCGCTCTTTCTGGAATTGCTGCCTCGATTATTCTAGGCATTTCTAGAGCCGTTGGTGAAACGATGACGGTTCTAATTGCTGCTGGGCAAGAGCCACGAATAAGCCTTAATCCCTTCCAATCAGTGGAAACAATGACAGCTTATATGGCTCAGATTTCAGGGGGAGATAGCCCTCGTGGCAGTGTTAATTACAACACTTTATATGCTGTGGGAGCCGTTTTGTTTTTAATAACGCTTGGGTTGAATGTTGTCAGCCATTGGATTTCTAATCGCTTCAGAGAGAAATACGATTAA
- a CDS encoding isochorismatase family cysteine hydrolase, translated as MSEPLLIVDVQSGFINDFTHHIPERVVRLLQRHEYAPILFTRFINVSDGPYYRFLNWHGCDSDAETNLVSELESFAKPELVFSKSGLCGMPEELVNYLRENSIERISVVGIDTDMCVLKIAMDLFDIGIEPLVLTDCCASTAGLQAHLAGLAVLSRNIGAQRLHDAGLGGGMLAAP; from the coding sequence ATGTCCGAGCCATTACTCATCGTCGATGTGCAATCTGGTTTTATCAACGACTTCACGCATCATATCCCGGAGCGTGTTGTCCGCCTTCTCCAGCGTCACGAGTACGCGCCAATTCTGTTTACACGCTTTATCAATGTGTCCGACGGGCCGTACTATCGCTTTCTGAACTGGCACGGCTGCGACAGCGACGCAGAAACAAACCTTGTCTCAGAACTCGAATCCTTTGCCAAACCAGAACTTGTGTTCTCAAAGTCGGGACTGTGCGGAATGCCAGAAGAACTGGTGAACTACCTGCGCGAAAATTCGATTGAGCGGATTTCTGTCGTCGGTATCGATACCGATATGTGCGTGTTGAAGATTGCAATGGATCTGTTCGATATCGGCATTGAACCACTTGTACTGACTGATTGCTGCGCCAGTACAGCCGGTTTGCAAGCGCATTTGGCGGGACTAGCGGTACTCAGCCGCAATATTGGTGCCCAAAGGTTGCACGATGCGGGTCTTGGAGGAGGCATGCTAGCTGCGCCGTAG
- a CDS encoding Crp/Fnr family transcriptional regulator: protein MTASPFLLPSSAHLKRRTFSRRSLLPLEQNYLWQIETGVVRTVTWLEDGTTITLGLWGPGDIVGRVLSKANPYQIECLTLVEVKVLPVSKCHEATESMILHIQQFQEFIEILHCKSVDASLLRLLTWLAKRFGREIEQGKQIDLRLTHQEIAELIGSTRVTVTRLLNEFEKRGIIQRLPHRFIVLQEQQPFWHYEI, encoded by the coding sequence ATGACTGCTTCCCCGTTTTTATTACCTAGCTCTGCTCACCTGAAGCGACGTACATTTTCTCGGCGCTCTCTATTACCCTTAGAGCAGAATTATCTCTGGCAAATTGAGACTGGGGTAGTTCGCACCGTAACCTGGCTCGAAGACGGCACAACCATCACGCTCGGTTTATGGGGACCAGGAGATATTGTTGGCAGAGTGCTATCCAAGGCTAACCCTTATCAAATTGAATGCCTAACGCTGGTAGAGGTAAAAGTTCTGCCGGTTAGCAAGTGTCACGAAGCCACCGAGTCTATGATTCTGCATATTCAGCAATTTCAAGAATTCATAGAGATTCTGCATTGCAAATCGGTGGACGCTTCCCTCCTGCGACTGTTAACTTGGCTGGCGAAAAGGTTTGGGCGTGAAATCGAGCAAGGAAAACAGATCGATTTGCGCTTGACACACCAGGAAATTGCCGAACTCATCGGTTCTACCAGAGTCACGGTGACGCGACTGCTCAATGAATTTGAGAAGCGGGGAATTATTCAGCGCCTGCCTCATCGCTTCATTGTTCTGCAAGAGCAACAGCCATTCTGGCACTACGAAATTTAA
- the cysE gene encoding serine O-acetyltransferase, translating into MLKTAIADFQIIFQRDPAARNWLEVLFCYPGLQALFFHRVAHWFYCLGFPFIPRLISHLARFFTGVEIHPGAKIGKGVFIDHGIGVVIGETAIVGDNALIYQGVTLGGTGKEIGKRHPTLGENVVVGAGAKVLGNIQIGNSVCIGAGSVVLRDIPSHCTVVGIPGRIVRRKDNLDASVNNESLQDPEAEVIRALFDRIQFLEEEIESLKIQRKVPVAMHASLQKAIISNASNRLITEFLDGAGI; encoded by the coding sequence TTGCTGAAGACTGCGATCGCTGATTTCCAAATAATTTTTCAGCGCGACCCAGCGGCACGCAATTGGCTGGAGGTGCTGTTCTGCTATCCAGGCTTACAAGCACTTTTCTTTCATCGGGTGGCGCACTGGTTTTATTGCCTTGGGTTTCCCTTCATTCCTCGCTTGATTTCCCACTTGGCTCGTTTCTTCACGGGAGTTGAAATTCATCCAGGAGCCAAAATCGGCAAAGGCGTTTTCATCGATCACGGCATTGGCGTTGTGATTGGAGAAACTGCAATCGTGGGAGACAACGCTCTGATTTACCAAGGCGTGACGCTCGGCGGTACTGGCAAAGAAATAGGCAAACGCCACCCAACATTAGGAGAAAATGTCGTAGTGGGAGCGGGGGCGAAGGTGTTAGGCAATATCCAAATTGGGAATAGTGTCTGCATTGGTGCCGGTTCCGTTGTTTTACGGGATATTCCGTCACATTGCACGGTCGTTGGCATTCCGGGTCGAATTGTCCGCCGCAAAGATAATTTGGATGCTTCCGTTAACAATGAAAGTCTGCAAGATCCAGAAGCGGAAGTGATACGGGCTTTGTTTGACCGGATTCAATTTTTAGAGGAGGAAATTGAATCGTTAAAAATTCAAAGAAAGGTACCCGTTGCCATGCATGCTAGCCTTCAGAAGGCGATAATTTCAAATGCTTCTAATCGGCTGATTACGGAGTTCCTCGACGGGGCAGGGATTTAG
- the pstA gene encoding phosphate ABC transporter permease PstA — protein MSSSISRNKSQEPQGEFSANVEQRESTGKIFEIIFLLGLSIGLVVLAVLVFDVFKDGLGRLLSPGFLTETPSRFPDRGGIRPAIFGSMLLGGLVMLISVPIGVGAALYLEEYAPKAWWTDIIEINVSNLAGVPSIVYGLLGLGVFNYLLNFGPALLSGALTLSLLSLPVIIVTAREAIRAVPDSLRQASYGLGTTKWQTVWSHVLPYAIPGILTGVIISISRAIGDAASLIVVGAVSFLTFNPGLFQRFMALPIQIYTYITRPEPGFANAAAASIIVLLLLILVLNGTAIYLRQRFSTFK, from the coding sequence ATGAGTAGTTCTATTTCCCGAAACAAATCCCAGGAACCACAAGGAGAATTTTCTGCGAATGTAGAGCAGAGAGAAAGCACAGGCAAAATATTTGAAATTATCTTTTTGCTTGGTCTATCTATTGGTTTAGTGGTTCTTGCAGTCCTAGTTTTTGATGTCTTTAAGGATGGGTTAGGGCGGCTGTTGAGTCCTGGCTTTCTGACCGAAACTCCTTCCCGGTTCCCCGATAGAGGTGGCATACGCCCTGCTATTTTTGGCAGTATGCTTCTAGGTGGATTAGTCATGTTAATTTCCGTCCCTATCGGTGTAGGAGCGGCTTTGTATCTGGAAGAATATGCACCGAAAGCTTGGTGGACGGATATTATCGAGATTAACGTTAGTAATCTCGCTGGAGTCCCTTCAATTGTTTACGGTCTACTGGGATTAGGGGTTTTCAATTATCTTTTGAATTTCGGGCCAGCTTTACTTTCAGGGGCACTAACGTTATCGTTGCTGTCTTTACCAGTAATTATTGTGACAGCCAGAGAAGCAATTCGAGCTGTTCCCGATTCTTTACGGCAAGCTTCTTATGGCTTAGGTACAACCAAATGGCAAACGGTGTGGAGTCACGTCTTACCTTATGCGATTCCAGGCATCTTAACAGGGGTGATTATTTCCATCTCCCGTGCGATTGGCGATGCGGCTTCTTTAATTGTTGTCGGAGCTGTGAGTTTTCTCACATTTAATCCTGGGTTGTTTCAGCGCTTTATGGCTCTGCCCATTCAAATTTATACCTATATCACTCGCCCTGAGCCTGGTTTTGCTAATGCAGCAGCAGCGTCAATCATTGTTTTACTGTTATTGATTTTGGTCTTAAATGGTACTGCAATATACCTTCGACAACGCTTCTCTACCTTTAAATAG
- a CDS encoding MgtC/SapB family protein, with protein sequence MFFSPSDWQSVTFRLTTALLVGGAIGMNRQQPGRPAGLRTFMIVSLGAAAFVMIPLQVDGDNTFSSSNALSRTIQGVATGVGFLGAGMILQQSHQKLRKAEVKGLTSAATIWLAAGLGAAAGCGLWRMSLIGTLFALVVLSGVKKLKKSPLIRLYDDNRTKIPEKDAASNQDAAK encoded by the coding sequence ATGTTTTTCAGTCCAAGCGATTGGCAGAGCGTAACTTTTAGGCTTACCACTGCACTACTGGTTGGTGGCGCGATTGGCATGAACCGCCAACAGCCTGGTAGACCTGCTGGCTTAAGAACTTTCATGATAGTTAGCTTAGGTGCTGCCGCATTTGTAATGATTCCCTTGCAGGTGGATGGTGACAATACCTTTTCTTCTTCCAATGCTCTGAGTCGTACCATCCAAGGCGTTGCTACGGGAGTCGGGTTTCTGGGTGCAGGAATGATTCTGCAACAATCTCATCAAAAACTTAGAAAAGCCGAAGTTAAGGGGCTAACTTCCGCCGCAACTATTTGGTTGGCGGCTGGATTGGGAGCAGCCGCAGGCTGCGGATTATGGCGAATGAGTCTGATTGGAACGCTATTTGCATTGGTGGTTCTTAGTGGAGTGAAGAAACTCAAGAAGTCTCCCTTGATTCGTCTTTACGATGACAATCGGACAAAAATACCGGAAAAAGATGCTGCATCGAATCAAGATGCAGCGAAGTAA
- a CDS encoding sulfate/molybdate ABC transporter ATP-binding protein → MSILIQDVSKRFGSFQAVSEVNLDIKSGSLVALLGPSGSGKSTLLRLIAGLEAPDSGRIRIADRDVTQQSVRSRGIGFVFQHYALFKHMTVRQNIAFSLELRKAPKVRIRHRVEELLDLVQLNGFGDRYPSQLSGGQRQRVALARTLAVDPEVLLLDEPFGALDAKVRKELRASLRHLHERVNVTTVFVTHDQEEAMELADQIVVFNKGRVEQVGTAAEIYDHPATPFVMSFVGPVNVLPSSAGIFRLSKLDSPTSHVFLRPHDVAIETTPEENAAPAKVNRIVHLGWEVQVELRFKDGQEVTAYLTRDRLNQLQLQPQQLVYVKPKHAKTFPAYSLN, encoded by the coding sequence ATGAGTATTTTGATTCAAGACGTATCTAAACGATTTGGCTCCTTCCAGGCGGTTTCAGAGGTGAATTTAGATATTAAAAGTGGCTCTTTAGTGGCGCTTTTGGGACCTTCTGGATCGGGGAAATCCACTTTATTGCGGCTGATTGCTGGCTTAGAGGCTCCAGACAGCGGCAGAATCAGAATTGCCGATCGGGATGTGACTCAGCAAAGCGTGCGATCGCGCGGCATCGGCTTTGTGTTTCAGCACTATGCGCTGTTTAAGCACATGACCGTCCGCCAGAATATTGCCTTTAGTCTAGAGTTACGCAAAGCGCCCAAAGTCAGGATTCGACACCGGGTAGAGGAACTTTTAGACTTGGTGCAGCTTAATGGGTTTGGCGATCGCTACCCATCTCAGCTTTCTGGGGGACAGCGGCAACGGGTGGCTTTGGCGAGAACCTTGGCTGTCGATCCCGAAGTCTTGCTGTTGGATGAGCCATTTGGAGCTTTGGATGCCAAAGTACGTAAAGAACTGCGAGCTTCGTTGCGACACTTACACGAACGGGTGAATGTCACCACCGTTTTTGTCACCCACGACCAAGAAGAAGCAATGGAACTTGCCGATCAAATTGTGGTGTTTAACAAAGGTCGGGTAGAACAGGTCGGGACTGCCGCAGAGATTTATGACCATCCAGCAACCCCGTTTGTGATGAGTTTCGTTGGCCCGGTGAATGTTCTACCAAGTTCTGCTGGTATTTTTCGCTTATCAAAGTTGGACTCGCCAACTTCTCATGTGTTTTTGCGTCCCCACGATGTCGCGATCGAGACTACGCCTGAGGAAAATGCTGCCCCAGCTAAGGTCAACCGCATTGTGCATCTAGGTTGGGAAGTTCAAGTTGAGTTGAGGTTTAAGGATGGTCAGGAAGTGACAGCCTATCTGACGCGCGATCGCCTGAACCAGTTGCAGCTGCAACCCCAGCAGCTAGTTTATGTCAAACCTAAACACGCCAAAACGTTCCCTGCATACTCATTAAATTGA
- a CDS encoding PstS family phosphate ABC transporter substrate-binding protein, whose translation MLKYRFLLTSLIVLTFGITSCSREEEKKAQVSIDGGAVGFPIHQSVAEEFQKVKPDAQVSVASSGTGGGMSKFCAGEIDIVGASRSIRDEEIKRCKKKGIDFVELPVALDGIAVIVNRQNNFAKCLTIEELNKIWNSKSDRKITNWNQINSKFPDQQLKLYAPASDTGTFDYFTQAVTGKAKNSRTDYTPSHNQNVLVQGIAGDTNAIGYVGISYYMENQDKLNLVGVESPKGECEKPVPLDNVVRNIYLPLSRPLFIYVSKTALDNKPSVREFAEFYLENSWKWVDQVGYVALPDEAYHKVKQKLASGQTGSKFKDAKPGEPIANLL comes from the coding sequence ATGTTAAAATATCGGTTTTTATTAACATCTCTGATAGTTCTCACCTTCGGGATAACCTCTTGTAGTAGAGAAGAGGAAAAAAAGGCTCAGGTGAGTATTGATGGTGGAGCAGTAGGCTTTCCTATCCATCAATCGGTGGCTGAAGAATTTCAAAAGGTTAAACCTGATGCTCAGGTTAGTGTGGCTTCAAGCGGTACTGGCGGCGGCATGAGCAAGTTTTGTGCTGGAGAAATTGATATCGTTGGTGCTTCACGTTCCATTAGGGATGAAGAAATCAAAAGATGTAAAAAGAAGGGCATTGATTTTGTAGAACTGCCTGTTGCTTTAGACGGAATTGCCGTGATTGTCAATCGTCAAAATAACTTTGCTAAATGCTTGACTATCGAGGAACTTAACAAAATTTGGAATTCCAAATCAGACCGCAAAATAACCAACTGGAATCAAATTAATTCAAAGTTCCCCGACCAGCAGCTCAAGCTTTATGCTCCTGCTTCTGATACTGGAACGTTTGATTATTTCACACAAGCTGTCACTGGCAAAGCAAAAAATAGCCGCACAGACTACACTCCTAGTCACAATCAAAACGTTCTTGTCCAAGGAATTGCGGGCGACACAAATGCTATAGGTTACGTGGGGATATCTTACTATATGGAAAACCAAGACAAGCTGAACTTGGTTGGTGTGGAAAGTCCAAAAGGAGAGTGTGAAAAACCAGTTCCGCTAGACAATGTTGTTAGAAACATTTATCTACCTTTATCGCGTCCCCTCTTTATCTATGTCAGCAAGACTGCCCTAGATAACAAACCTTCGGTAAGAGAGTTTGCTGAGTTCTATCTAGAGAATTCGTGGAAATGGGTCGATCAAGTTGGTTATGTAGCGCTACCCGACGAGGCTTACCACAAGGTAAAACAAAAACTTGCCTCTGGGCAAACGGGTTCTAAATTTAAAGATGCAAAACCTGGCGAGCCGATCGCAAATCTTCTTTAA
- a CDS encoding sulfate ABC transporter substrate-binding protein — protein sequence MSKWQYTPKQGMQAIAQVQHYLVNALQAIGQWCQQPIRSWWHGRSLWRFVSVFLVGVGLSMAIAACGSNANSASKGGDVKLSLVSYSVTQAAYEKIVPKFVEKWQKEHNQNVTIEQSYGGSGSQARAVIDGSQEADIVHLSLALDTHKIEEAGLIEPGWERKSPRGGIVTRSVVAIVTRPGNPRGINTWEDLTKDGLSIITANPKTSGIAIWNFLALWGSVTQKGGDEAQAREFATKVYKNVPVLTNNARQASDIFFKQGKGDVLLNYEDEVILAQQNGEKLPSVVPDVNISIDNPVALVDRNVDKHGTRQIAQAFVDFLYTTEAQQEFAKLGYRPVNPSVVAEVAQNYPQLKTLFTVQDLGGWDDVQKKFFAEGAIFDQIQVAGKI from the coding sequence ATGAGCAAGTGGCAATATACTCCCAAGCAAGGGATGCAGGCGATCGCGCAAGTTCAGCATTATCTTGTTAATGCTTTGCAAGCTATTGGACAATGGTGCCAACAACCGATAAGAAGTTGGTGGCACGGACGTTCTCTATGGCGCTTTGTATCCGTGTTTTTGGTAGGAGTTGGCTTGAGCATGGCGATCGCTGCTTGTGGCAGCAACGCTAACTCAGCTTCTAAGGGTGGAGACGTAAAATTATCCCTTGTCTCCTATTCGGTTACTCAAGCAGCTTACGAGAAGATCGTACCGAAATTTGTAGAAAAGTGGCAAAAAGAACATAATCAAAACGTCACTATCGAGCAGAGTTATGGCGGATCTGGTTCCCAAGCTCGTGCTGTCATTGATGGCTCGCAAGAAGCAGATATCGTCCATCTCTCACTTGCCCTTGACACCCATAAAATTGAGGAAGCCGGTTTAATTGAACCCGGTTGGGAAAGAAAATCTCCCAGAGGTGGCATTGTTACCCGTTCCGTCGTCGCTATTGTTACCCGCCCTGGCAACCCGAGAGGCATCAACACTTGGGAAGACTTGACAAAAGATGGTCTGAGTATCATTACCGCTAACCCCAAAACATCTGGTATTGCTATTTGGAATTTCCTGGCTTTGTGGGGTTCTGTGACTCAAAAAGGGGGCGATGAAGCTCAAGCCCGGGAGTTTGCAACCAAAGTCTATAAAAACGTCCCCGTGCTAACCAACAATGCGCGTCAGGCGAGCGATATATTTTTTAAGCAAGGTAAGGGAGATGTCTTACTCAACTACGAAGACGAGGTAATTTTGGCTCAGCAGAATGGTGAGAAACTACCTTCTGTGGTACCCGACGTTAACATTTCGATCGACAACCCTGTCGCTCTTGTAGACAGAAACGTAGATAAACACGGCACCAGACAAATTGCACAAGCATTTGTCGATTTTCTTTACACAACTGAAGCCCAACAAGAATTTGCAAAGTTAGGATATCGTCCCGTTAATCCTAGCGTGGTAGCAGAAGTAGCTCAGAATTATCCCCAACTCAAAACCCTCTTCACCGTTCAAGATTTGGGGGGTTGGGATGATGTCCAGAAGAAATTCTTTGCTGAGGGGGCAATTTTTGACCAAATTCAGGTTGCTGGCAAGATATGA
- the cysK gene encoding cysteine synthase A, which produces MRIAHNVTELVGHTPLVELNRIPQSEGCVARIVAKLEGMNPTASVKDRIGVSMIQAAEEAGLIQPRKTIIIEPTSGNTGIALAMVAAAKGYALILTMPETMSQERQAMLKAYGAQLELTPGAEGMKGAIARAEQIAATTPNAFVPQQFRNPANPKIHRETTAEEIWADTDGEVDFLVAGIGTGGTLTGVAEVIKARKPSFKAIAVEPVSSPVLSGGQAGAHKIQGIGAGFIPDVLRTELIDEVIAVTDEESIYYGRRLGREEGLLSGISAGAALGAAIRIAKREENAGRLIVMVQPSFGERYLSTPLFRELEPQEAQAAPILV; this is translated from the coding sequence ATGCGAATTGCTCATAATGTCACGGAATTAGTTGGTCATACGCCTCTGGTTGAGCTGAATCGGATTCCGCAATCTGAAGGCTGTGTAGCGCGAATTGTTGCGAAGTTGGAGGGGATGAACCCGACCGCTTCAGTAAAAGACCGCATTGGCGTCAGCATGATTCAAGCTGCTGAAGAAGCGGGTCTAATTCAGCCGAGAAAAACGATTATCATTGAACCGACTTCTGGCAACACTGGCATTGCACTGGCGATGGTAGCGGCGGCGAAAGGCTACGCCTTGATTTTGACGATGCCAGAGACAATGAGCCAAGAACGGCAGGCGATGCTCAAAGCCTATGGTGCCCAACTGGAACTGACTCCTGGCGCTGAAGGCATGAAGGGAGCGATCGCCCGTGCCGAACAAATTGCGGCGACAACTCCGAACGCTTTTGTACCGCAACAGTTTCGCAACCCAGCTAATCCCAAAATCCATCGGGAAACAACAGCCGAGGAAATTTGGGCTGATACTGACGGTGAAGTAGATTTCTTGGTTGCGGGAATTGGGACGGGTGGCACGCTGACTGGAGTCGCTGAGGTCATCAAGGCACGAAAACCGAGTTTTAAAGCGATCGCTGTAGAACCCGTCAGCAGTCCAGTCCTCTCTGGCGGTCAGGCGGGAGCGCATAAAATTCAAGGAATTGGTGCTGGATTCATCCCAGATGTTCTCCGAACTGAGCTGATCGATGAAGTGATTGCTGTTACGGATGAGGAGTCGATTTATTACGGTCGCCGCTTGGGTCGAGAAGAAGGATTGTTGTCGGGTATCTCTGCCGGAGCAGCTTTAGGTGCTGCAATTCGGATTGCTAAACGTGAAGAGAATGCAGGTCGTTTGATTGTTATGGTGCAACCCAGTTTTGGCGAACGTTATCTAAGTACACCGTTATTTCGAGAACTGGAACCTCAGGAAGCTCAGGCTGCTCCAATTCTGGTTTAA
- the pstB gene encoding phosphate ABC transporter ATP-binding protein PstB produces the protein MRSPKKSQSTQTSPVLNAQGVKVYYGDFLALQEVDMEIPERKIVAFIGPSGCGKSTFLRCFNRMNDLIPGARVEGQINYQGKNIYDGKINPVKIRRQVGMVFQRPNPFPKSIYENIAFGPRANGYKGNMDELVEQSLRRAALWDEVKDKLKEKGTALSGGQQQRLCIARAIAMKPDVLLMDEPCSALDPISTQQVEELCRELKEHYTMIMVTHNMQQASRISDLTGFFNTETDASGKRRGKLVEFSPTEEIFDSPRTQEAKAYISGKFG, from the coding sequence ATGCGCTCACCAAAAAAATCTCAAAGCACGCAAACTAGCCCAGTTCTTAACGCCCAAGGTGTTAAAGTTTACTACGGTGATTTTCTGGCGCTTCAGGAAGTCGATATGGAAATTCCTGAAAGAAAAATCGTCGCCTTTATTGGCCCTTCAGGATGTGGAAAAAGCACCTTCTTGCGATGCTTCAACCGGATGAACGATCTAATACCTGGAGCAAGGGTAGAAGGCCAGATTAATTACCAGGGTAAAAACATTTATGATGGCAAGATTAATCCGGTAAAAATCCGCCGTCAAGTGGGAATGGTATTCCAGAGACCGAACCCTTTTCCAAAGTCAATTTACGAAAATATAGCCTTTGGCCCTCGTGCCAATGGTTATAAGGGAAATATGGATGAACTGGTAGAGCAATCGCTGCGACGAGCTGCGCTTTGGGATGAGGTGAAAGACAAGTTAAAAGAAAAGGGTACAGCTTTATCTGGAGGACAGCAGCAGCGGCTGTGCATTGCACGAGCGATCGCCATGAAGCCAGATGTTTTATTGATGGATGAACCCTGTTCTGCTCTCGACCCAATTTCAACTCAGCAGGTTGAAGAACTTTGTCGCGAACTTAAAGAACACTACACCATGATTATGGTGACTCACAATATGCAGCAAGCCTCGCGAATCTCAGATTTAACTGGCTTTTTCAATACAGAAACAGATGCGAGTGGCAAGCGGAGAGGAAAATTAGTCGAGTTCAGTCCTACCGAAGAAATTTTCGATTCGCCTCGTACTCAAGAAGCTAAGGCTTACATCAGCGGTAAGTTTGGTTGA